From one Pedobacter faecalis genomic stretch:
- a CDS encoding porin family protein: protein MKKLFAMLLCGATYLTASSQEKGDFELGINSGLNLATVTSGSNTNTEYRTGVNVTVSGDYFFSDRWSIKAKAAYDQKGWNNGYISFDNGEAVPTNYQFDYLTVPVMANWHFGKTRNWYLNFGPYAGFLLSSKETAMGTDLKEISQSVDAGLALGIGVKIPVSSRVKILLETDGQAGLTDVFKDNQGNKIQNSRSSLNAGLVFGL from the coding sequence ATGAAAAAATTATTTGCCATGCTACTGTGTGGCGCAACCTATCTGACAGCCTCATCACAGGAAAAAGGCGATTTCGAACTTGGTATCAACAGCGGATTGAACCTGGCGACAGTGACGAGTGGCTCCAACACGAACACTGAATACCGTACAGGCGTTAACGTAACGGTTTCAGGAGATTACTTTTTTTCTGACCGCTGGAGTATTAAAGCCAAGGCGGCTTACGACCAGAAGGGATGGAACAACGGTTACATCTCGTTCGACAACGGTGAAGCCGTCCCGACGAACTATCAGTTCGATTACCTGACCGTGCCTGTTATGGCAAACTGGCACTTTGGAAAAACGCGCAACTGGTATCTTAATTTCGGTCCTTATGCCGGATTTCTGCTGAGTTCAAAAGAAACGGCAATGGGTACAGATTTGAAAGAAATTTCACAATCGGTTGATGCGGGTCTAGCTCTGGGGATAGGCGTAAAAATACCAGTCAGCAGCCGCGTTAAGATTTTGCTGGAGACAGACGGCCAGGCTGGCTTAACGGATGTTTTCAAAGACAATCAGGGAAATAAGATTCAGAACAGCCGCAGCAGTCTGAACGCTGGCCTTGTTTTCGGTCTGTAG
- a CDS encoding glycosyltransferase, with translation MFILLSCILVFLGFRLLVAAYNYYTFPSLQRAACSSNAGLVSILIPARNEQDKIKRLLDSILLQQGIQYEVIVLDDHSADETYQIAHTFAQQHPQFRVLRGAPLPGGWTGKNFACYQLAEAARGRYLLFLDADVVLHPSAISSAVYRMQSKRLSLLSLFSDQQMLTWGEQMTVPLMNYLLLTLLPIRLIRSHADPIFSAACGQFMLFNAEDYQQHQFHRQAKSIVAEDLVIMKMLKRYGKKGEGLIAGGLLQCRMYSGYQDAVDGFSKNFIAPFNNSIPLFLLFLTAVVAGPLLVLASGNLYLILALTFIIVTTRYFSSRLSGQSVVNNILLHPLQMLSLAWIGFLAVQRKLTGSVSWKGRLLVTAGANAKM, from the coding sequence ATGTTTATTTTGCTAAGCTGTATTTTGGTGTTCCTTGGCTTCCGCCTGCTGGTTGCGGCCTATAACTATTATACCTTTCCCAGTCTGCAGCGCGCAGCATGTTCCAGCAATGCTGGCCTGGTGTCAATCCTGATACCGGCAAGAAATGAACAGGACAAGATCAAACGCTTGCTTGACTCCATTCTTTTGCAGCAGGGAATACAGTACGAAGTCATCGTGCTTGATGATCATTCTGCAGACGAAACTTACCAGATCGCCCATACTTTCGCTCAACAGCATCCGCAATTCCGCGTTCTTAGAGGAGCGCCGCTCCCCGGGGGCTGGACGGGAAAAAACTTTGCATGCTACCAGCTTGCCGAAGCTGCCAGGGGCCGCTATCTGCTCTTTCTCGATGCCGACGTGGTACTGCACCCATCGGCGATAAGCAGTGCAGTTTACCGCATGCAAAGCAAGAGACTCTCATTGCTCAGTCTATTCTCCGATCAGCAGATGCTTACCTGGGGCGAGCAGATGACCGTGCCGCTAATGAACTACCTGCTGCTTACCTTGCTGCCCATACGACTTATTCGCTCGCATGCCGATCCCATTTTTTCGGCTGCATGCGGACAGTTCATGTTATTCAATGCTGAAGACTATCAACAGCATCAGTTTCATCGGCAGGCCAAATCTATCGTTGCGGAAGACCTCGTGATCATGAAGATGCTAAAGCGTTATGGTAAGAAAGGAGAGGGGCTGATTGCGGGGGGACTCTTGCAGTGCAGAATGTACTCGGGCTATCAGGATGCGGTTGATGGTTTCAGCAAGAACTTCATTGCGCCCTTCAACAACAGTATACCCTTGTTCCTGCTTTTTCTGACGGCGGTAGTCGCCGGGCCGCTGCTTGTGCTGGCGAGCGGCAACCTTTATCTCATTTTGGCCCTCACGTTTATTATCGTCACCACACGATATTTCAGTTCGCGCCTGTCCGGTCAAAGCGTTGTCAATAATATCTTATTGCACCCCCTCCAAATGCTTAGCTTGGCCTGGATCGGCTTTCTCGCCGTCCAGCGTAAATTAACCGGATCTGTAAGCTGGAAAGGGCGACTGCTGGTTACCGCCGGCGCAAATGCCAAAATGTGA
- a CDS encoding zinc ribbon domain-containing protein YjdM — MIELKPCPLCKSEYTYEMDNLLVCPECGHEWNPEETETTVEGFVVKDSNGNILQNGDSVVTIKNLPVKGTSQSIKAGTKVRNIRLVDSDHNIDCKIDGFGAMALKSEFVKKA, encoded by the coding sequence ATGATCGAACTTAAACCATGCCCGCTCTGTAAATCTGAATATACGTATGAAATGGATAACCTGCTGGTGTGCCCGGAATGCGGACACGAGTGGAATCCTGAAGAAACAGAGACTACGGTTGAAGGTTTCGTGGTGAAAGACAGCAATGGCAATATCCTGCAAAACGGTGATTCTGTGGTAACGATCAAGAATCTTCCGGTAAAGGGAACTTCGCAAAGCATTAAGGCGGGCACCAAGGTGAGGAACATTCGTTTGGTAGACAGCGACCATAATATCGATTGTAAAATTGATGGTTTTGGTGCCATGGCGCTGAAATCTGAATTTGTAAAAAAAGCATAA
- a CDS encoding NIPSNAP family protein, with amino-acid sequence MKRFFTIILLGFVPALVLAAKGDFYQIKIYHLKSADQEERVDQFLEQAYLPALHRAGVSDVGVFKPIASGPERLIYVLIPFRSAKDFLGIDAKLGKDRRYQQDGKAYLDAPYNDKPYERIESILLNAFKSSPRYALPKLSGPKKDRVYELRSYEGHTEKISANKIRMFNEGDEIGLFKRLNFNAVFYGEVISGSAMPNLMYMTTFENRADRDKHWDAFGKDAYWKKLSAMPEYQNNVSKNSQFLLYPTDYSDI; translated from the coding sequence ATGAAAAGGTTTTTCACGATTATTCTGCTGGGGTTCGTGCCAGCATTGGTCTTAGCTGCAAAGGGAGATTTCTACCAGATAAAAATTTATCATTTGAAATCTGCTGACCAGGAAGAGCGTGTCGACCAATTCTTGGAGCAGGCCTATCTCCCGGCCCTGCATCGTGCAGGTGTCAGCGATGTTGGTGTATTTAAACCTATTGCCAGTGGGCCGGAGCGACTGATCTATGTGCTGATACCTTTCAGATCAGCTAAAGATTTCCTTGGCATTGATGCTAAACTTGGAAAAGATCGCCGGTACCAGCAAGACGGAAAAGCGTATCTGGACGCTCCGTATAATGATAAGCCATATGAACGTATAGAGAGCATTTTGCTGAATGCATTCAAAAGCAGTCCCCGATATGCGCTCCCTAAGTTAAGCGGACCAAAAAAGGACCGGGTTTATGAGCTGAGAAGTTATGAGGGACATACGGAGAAGATATCAGCGAATAAGATCAGGATGTTTAACGAGGGCGATGAGATTGGTTTGTTTAAGCGTCTGAACTTTAACGCCGTTTTTTATGGCGAAGTGATTTCAGGCAGTGCTATGCCTAACCTGATGTACATGACCACATTTGAGAACCGGGCCGACCGTGACAAACATTGGGATGCTTTTGGTAAAGATGCATACTGGAAAAAGCTTTCCGCTATGCCGGAGTACCAGAACAATGTGTCTAAAAACTCACAGTTCTTATTGTATCCGACAGATTATTCTGACATTTAA
- a CDS encoding RNA polymerase sigma factor, whose translation MGHYLPDEEKDLLLRIAEGDELAFGLVFRAYYPKLFTFISRMDPRGDDVDEAIQETFIRVWLSRDQLPGILNFRGWLYTIATREAIAIMRKNLLKQRTSDRLLSAPPVLSGETPADLTQARQIRELVEQAIARMPPSRRRIYQMSREEGLKPAEIASQLDLSVSTVKNTLVTALQDIRKFLVANGQTIPLLIILLVY comes from the coding sequence TTGGGACATTACCTGCCAGATGAAGAGAAGGATTTGCTTTTGCGGATAGCTGAAGGAGATGAGCTTGCTTTTGGCCTCGTGTTCCGTGCCTATTACCCAAAACTATTCACCTTTATTTCGCGCATGGACCCCCGCGGAGATGATGTGGATGAAGCCATTCAGGAAACCTTTATTCGTGTGTGGCTGTCGCGAGACCAACTGCCTGGTATACTGAATTTCCGGGGCTGGCTATACACTATTGCTACGCGGGAGGCTATCGCGATTATGCGAAAGAACCTGCTTAAACAAAGGACGAGCGACAGGCTTTTGTCGGCCCCGCCCGTGTTGAGCGGCGAAACGCCGGCCGACCTGACCCAGGCGCGGCAGATCAGGGAACTGGTTGAACAGGCCATAGCCAGGATGCCCCCAAGCCGCCGGCGCATTTATCAGATGAGCCGGGAAGAAGGCTTAAAACCCGCAGAAATTGCCTCACAGCTGGACCTGTCGGTAAGCACGGTGAAGAATACCCTGGTAACTGCGCTGCAGGATATCCGCAAGTTTCTTGTCGCTAACGGACAAACGATACCGCTGCTCA
- a CDS encoding DHA2 family efflux MFS transporter permease subunit, whose amino-acid sequence MEQPRSSTLRTLPWIAALAMFMQSLDGTILNTALPSIATDLQKPALSLQSIIISYVLVLALLIPLSGWASDKFGSRKVFVAAIGIFTFGSLLCALSQSLAMLIVSRVVQAIGGSMMVPVSRLAILYTYDKEKLLGVINFITIPGLVGPIIGPTLGGWLVEIASWHWIFLINLPIGLFGMYYANKHMPQYQRAGGEFDFFGMLFFGGSLLLLTLGIELGTHEFISESLLLLVFASSFVLMNLYYFHYRRIKERALINLGLIRIRTLRIGVFGNLLTRLGIGGMPLLLPLLFQLGMKQSAMTSGIMLIPVALTSVLIKPWVVPLVKKMGYKRTLIINTLLIAAVIALFSLVNEHTKLPNLIPLLVVYGAVNSIQLTSMNTISLSALNNETASSGNSLLLVMQQLSMSLGISVGAFLLAKYSSSAWLQAENILHAFHYTFLTLAAITAVTSMLFLRLEKNAGEDLSGHH is encoded by the coding sequence ATGGAACAACCCCGCTCGTCGACATTAAGAACTTTGCCCTGGATTGCCGCGCTGGCCATGTTTATGCAGTCGCTTGACGGTACCATCCTGAACACCGCTTTACCTTCTATTGCTACCGACCTGCAGAAACCGGCACTTTCGCTGCAAAGCATCATCATCAGTTACGTACTTGTGCTTGCCCTGCTCATCCCACTCAGCGGCTGGGCGTCGGATAAGTTTGGCTCGCGCAAGGTGTTTGTAGCTGCTATCGGTATATTCACCTTTGGTTCATTACTCTGCGCCTTATCGCAATCGCTGGCCATGCTTATTGTCTCCCGCGTCGTTCAGGCGATCGGCGGTTCTATGATGGTACCCGTGTCGCGTTTGGCCATTTTGTATACGTACGACAAAGAGAAACTGCTGGGTGTGATCAATTTTATCACGATACCCGGCCTGGTAGGCCCTATCATTGGCCCGACACTGGGCGGCTGGCTTGTTGAGATTGCCTCATGGCACTGGATATTTCTGATTAACCTGCCGATAGGCCTGTTCGGCATGTATTACGCCAACAAGCACATGCCACAGTATCAACGGGCGGGAGGAGAATTCGACTTCTTTGGTATGCTGTTTTTCGGCGGCTCTCTACTGTTGCTAACGCTGGGGATTGAGCTGGGTACGCACGAGTTTATCAGTGAATCTTTGCTTCTACTTGTCTTTGCTTCCAGCTTTGTGCTAATGAACCTTTATTACTTTCATTACAGACGCATCAAGGAACGGGCGCTTATAAACCTCGGACTGATTCGCATCCGGACACTAAGGATCGGTGTGTTCGGCAACCTCCTAACACGCCTGGGCATCGGTGGCATGCCGCTGCTGCTTCCCCTCCTGTTTCAACTCGGCATGAAGCAATCTGCCATGACCTCCGGTATCATGTTGATTCCCGTGGCACTTACCTCCGTGCTTATTAAGCCCTGGGTGGTTCCGCTGGTGAAAAAGATGGGCTATAAGCGAACGCTGATCATCAATACTCTCCTTATTGCGGCGGTCATTGCGCTTTTCTCCCTGGTGAATGAACATACGAAACTACCCAACCTGATCCCGCTGCTGGTGGTCTATGGAGCGGTAAACAGCATACAGCTGACCAGCATGAACACAATCTCTCTTTCGGCGCTCAACAATGAAACGGCCAGCAGCGGCAACAGCTTATTGCTGGTGATGCAACAGCTTTCTATGAGTCTGGGTATTTCGGTAGGCGCATTCTTGCTGGCCAAATATTCCAGTTCGGCCTGGCTGCAGGCGGAAAACATTTTACATGCGTTTCACTATACTTTCCTTACGCTTGCTGCCATTACGGCGGTCACCAGCATGTTGTTCCTTCGCCTGGAAAAGAATGCGGGCGAGGATCTCTCAGGTCATCATTAA